The following proteins come from a genomic window of Methylorubrum populi:
- the nuoG gene encoding NADH-quinone oxidoreductase subunit NuoG produces the protein MTKILIDGTEVDVPADYTLLQACEIAGAEIPRFCFHERLSIAGNCRMCLVELKGAPKPVASCAYAVKDCRPGPNGEPPEVLTRSGTTKKAREGVMEFLLINHPLDCPICDQGGHCDLQDQAMAYGVDSTRYSENKRAVEEKYIGPLVRTAMNRCIHCTRCVRFLAEVAGVPDLGAIGRGEDMEITSYLEQAMGSELQGNVADLCPVGALVHLPQSYNVRPWELHKTESVDVMDAVGSAIRIDARGREVMQIEPRINEEINEEWISDKTRHVVDGLRLQRLDRPFLRENGRLRPASWGEAFSAIAAKVKGADPKRVGALVGDLAGAEEIFALKQLMGSLGVTNLDARQTGEVIDPAWGRAAYTFAPTIPGIEQADAILIVGANPRTEASLLNVRIRKRWRMAPVSIGLILDEQPDLTYPYTYLGAGTGTLGSIAKGEHSFLDVLKKAERPLILVGEGGLGALAAAAALAKDVGAVAEGWNGFGVLNTAAARVGALDLGFVPGEGDLTFTQMLEPGALDVVFNLGADERVIAPGAFVIYQGTHGDAGASRADVILPGAAYTEKSATYVNLEGRVQMANRAGFPPGDAREDWAILRALSDVLGKRLPYDSLAALRKAMYAEHPHLAAVGQVEASDAAATLDTLAALPGEGASGAFSSPVADFYLTNPIARASRVLAECSGLARGRALEAAE, from the coding sequence ATGACCAAAATCCTCATCGACGGCACCGAGGTCGATGTCCCGGCCGACTACACCCTGCTGCAGGCCTGCGAGATCGCGGGCGCGGAGATCCCGCGCTTCTGCTTCCACGAGCGGCTGTCGATTGCCGGCAATTGCCGCATGTGCCTGGTCGAGCTGAAGGGCGCGCCCAAGCCCGTGGCCTCCTGCGCCTACGCGGTGAAGGATTGCCGCCCTGGCCCCAACGGCGAGCCGCCGGAGGTGCTGACGCGTTCTGGCACGACGAAGAAGGCGCGCGAGGGGGTGATGGAGTTCCTCCTCATCAACCACCCGCTCGATTGCCCGATCTGCGACCAGGGCGGCCATTGCGACCTGCAGGATCAGGCGATGGCCTACGGCGTCGACTCGACCCGCTACAGCGAGAACAAGCGGGCGGTCGAGGAGAAGTATATCGGCCCGCTGGTGCGCACGGCGATGAACCGGTGCATCCACTGCACCCGCTGCGTCCGCTTCCTCGCGGAAGTCGCCGGCGTGCCGGATCTCGGCGCCATCGGCCGCGGCGAGGACATGGAGATCACGAGCTACCTCGAACAGGCGATGGGCTCGGAGCTTCAGGGCAACGTCGCCGACCTCTGCCCGGTCGGCGCGCTGGTTCACCTGCCGCAGAGCTACAACGTGCGCCCCTGGGAGCTGCACAAGACCGAATCCGTCGACGTGATGGACGCGGTCGGCTCGGCGATCCGCATCGATGCCCGCGGCCGCGAGGTGATGCAGATCGAGCCGCGCATCAACGAAGAAATCAACGAGGAGTGGATCTCCGACAAGACCCGCCACGTGGTGGACGGCCTGCGCCTTCAGCGCCTCGACCGCCCCTTCCTGCGCGAGAACGGGCGCCTGCGCCCGGCCTCCTGGGGTGAGGCGTTCTCGGCGATCGCTGCCAAGGTGAAGGGCGCCGATCCCAAGCGCGTCGGCGCCCTCGTCGGCGATCTCGCGGGTGCCGAGGAGATCTTTGCGCTCAAGCAGCTCATGGGCTCGCTCGGCGTGACGAATCTCGACGCGCGCCAGACCGGTGAGGTGATCGACCCGGCCTGGGGCCGGGCCGCCTACACCTTTGCGCCGACCATCCCCGGCATCGAGCAGGCGGACGCGATCCTCATCGTCGGCGCCAACCCTCGCACGGAAGCCTCGCTGCTCAACGTGCGCATCCGCAAGCGCTGGCGCATGGCTCCGGTCTCGATCGGCCTGATCCTCGACGAGCAGCCGGACCTGACCTACCCCTACACCTATCTCGGCGCCGGCACCGGCACGCTCGGTTCGATCGCCAAGGGCGAGCACAGCTTCCTCGACGTGCTGAAAAAGGCCGAGCGCCCGCTCATCCTCGTCGGCGAGGGCGGCCTTGGCGCGCTCGCCGCCGCCGCCGCGCTGGCGAAGGATGTCGGCGCGGTCGCGGAGGGCTGGAACGGCTTCGGCGTGCTCAACACGGCGGCGGCCCGCGTCGGCGCCCTCGATCTCGGCTTCGTGCCGGGGGAGGGCGACCTGACCTTCACGCAGATGCTGGAGCCGGGCGCGCTCGACGTCGTGTTCAACCTCGGCGCTGACGAGCGGGTGATCGCGCCCGGCGCCTTCGTGATCTATCAGGGCACCCACGGCGATGCCGGCGCCAGCCGCGCCGACGTGATCCTGCCGGGCGCCGCCTATACCGAGAAGAGCGCGACCTACGTCAATCTCGAGGGCCGGGTGCAGATGGCCAACCGCGCCGGCTTCCCGCCGGGCGATGCCCGCGAGGATTGGGCGATCCTGCGTGCGCTCTCCGACGTGCTCGGCAAGCGCCTGCCCTACGATTCCCTCGCCGCGCTCCGTAAGGCGATGTATGCGGAGCACCCGCATCTTGCAGCGGTCGGGCAGGTCGAAGCCTCCGACGCGGCGGCGACGCTCGACACCCTGGCGGCGCTGCCGGGGGAGGGCGCGTCGGGCGCCTTCTCCTCTCCGGTCGCCGACTTCTACCTCACCAACCCGATCGCCCGCGCCTCGCGGGTGCTCGCCGAGTGCTCCGGCCTCGCCCGGGGCCGCGCCCTCGAAGCGGCGGAATAA
- the nuoF gene encoding NADH-quinone oxidoreductase subunit NuoF, with product MLSDQDRIFTNLYGQHSPGLDAAKKRGAWDGTKFLLEMGRDWIIDEMKGSGLRGRGGAGFPTGLKWSFMPKKSDGRPHYLVVNADESEPGTCKDREIMRHDPHLLIEGCMLASFAMGAHACYIYIRGEYVAEKFALQRAVDEAYEARLVGPSNVHDYPFDIYVHHGAGAYICGEETALIESLEGKKGMPRLKPPFPANMGLYGCPTTVNNVESIAVAGTILRRGGAWFAGLGGKNNTGTKLFCVSGHVNKPCNVEEELGITFRELIDKHCGGMRGGWDNLLCSIPGGSSVPLVPAEQIIDAKMDFDTLRNLGSGLGTAAVIVLDKSTDIVGAIARISYFYKHESCGQCTPCREGTGWMWRVLTRMAAGRAQKREIDMLLEVTKQVEGHTICALGDAAAWPIQGLIRHFRPEIEKRIDQYSANPHMDAVPMAAE from the coding sequence ATGCTCTCCGATCAGGATCGCATCTTCACCAATCTCTACGGCCAGCACTCGCCGGGTCTGGACGCCGCGAAGAAACGCGGCGCCTGGGACGGCACCAAGTTCCTGCTCGAAATGGGCCGGGACTGGATCATCGATGAGATGAAGGGCTCCGGCCTGCGCGGCCGCGGCGGCGCCGGCTTCCCCACCGGCCTGAAATGGTCGTTCATGCCCAAGAAGTCCGACGGGCGCCCGCACTACCTCGTCGTCAACGCCGACGAGTCGGAGCCGGGCACCTGCAAGGACCGGGAGATCATGCGGCACGATCCGCATCTCCTGATCGAGGGCTGCATGCTGGCCTCCTTCGCCATGGGGGCGCATGCCTGCTACATCTACATCCGCGGCGAGTACGTGGCGGAGAAGTTCGCGCTCCAGCGCGCGGTGGACGAGGCCTACGAGGCGCGCCTCGTCGGGCCGTCGAACGTCCACGACTACCCTTTCGACATCTACGTCCACCACGGCGCCGGCGCCTATATCTGCGGCGAGGAGACGGCGCTCATCGAGAGCCTTGAGGGCAAGAAGGGCATGCCGCGGCTGAAGCCGCCATTCCCGGCCAATATGGGCCTCTATGGCTGCCCCACGACCGTCAACAACGTCGAGTCGATCGCGGTGGCCGGCACGATCCTGCGCCGCGGCGGCGCGTGGTTCGCGGGCCTCGGCGGCAAGAACAACACCGGCACCAAGCTGTTCTGCGTCTCGGGCCACGTCAACAAGCCCTGCAACGTCGAGGAAGAGCTCGGCATCACGTTCCGCGAGCTGATCGACAAGCATTGCGGCGGCATGCGCGGCGGTTGGGACAACCTGCTCTGCTCCATCCCCGGCGGCTCCTCGGTGCCCCTGGTACCGGCCGAGCAGATCATCGACGCCAAGATGGATTTCGACACCCTGCGCAACCTCGGCTCGGGGCTGGGCACCGCGGCGGTGATCGTGCTCGACAAGTCGACCGACATCGTCGGCGCGATCGCCCGCATCTCGTACTTCTACAAGCACGAGAGCTGCGGCCAGTGCACGCCCTGCCGCGAGGGCACCGGCTGGATGTGGCGCGTGCTCACCCGCATGGCCGCCGGCCGGGCGCAGAAGCGCGAAATCGACATGCTCTTGGAAGTCACCAAGCAGGTCGAGGGCCACACGATCTGCGCGCTGGGCGACGCTGCCGCGTGGCCGATCCAGGGCCTGATCCGGCATTTCCGGCCCGAGATCGAGAAGCGGATCGACCAGTACAGCGCGAACCCGCACATGGATGCGGTGCCGATGGCGGCGGAGTGA
- the nuoE gene encoding NADH-quinone oxidoreductase subunit NuoE gives MANRRLAPAAEQPQDFAFTPENADWARGQIAKYPEGRQASAVIPLLWKAQEQNGGWLPQKAIEAVADQLGMPHIRVLEVATFYTMFALEPVGRFWIQVCGTVPCDCCGAKELKAALHDRLGPSGHVSADGNFSWLEVECLGACCNAPMVQINQDYYEDLTPESLNKLMDDLAAGRPVKVGSQIGRISSEPKDAVNTLTDPTLFDGSRVGAWRKRFEQTEGAGEGEEGVKKDEAASTEARVADETKPARPSAGRANESKAADAPAERASAGETPVKPEDQAQARDAKAPPAQDPAVEEDKILRTEPPQHPATVGAGDDVPEGENPEARADAAGTRPQGLDAPREDRPDDLTKIKGIGPINQRRLNDLGIWHYDQIAAWSPKEVAWVSAYLAFPGRIDRENWVGQSADLAGSKD, from the coding sequence ATGGCGAACCGCAGGCTAGCCCCCGCTGCCGAGCAGCCCCAGGACTTCGCGTTCACGCCCGAGAACGCTGACTGGGCTCGCGGCCAGATCGCGAAATATCCGGAGGGCCGTCAGGCCTCGGCCGTGATCCCGCTGCTGTGGAAGGCGCAGGAGCAGAATGGCGGCTGGCTGCCGCAGAAGGCAATCGAGGCGGTCGCCGACCAGCTCGGCATGCCGCATATCCGCGTGCTGGAGGTCGCGACCTTCTACACGATGTTCGCCCTGGAACCGGTCGGACGCTTCTGGATCCAGGTTTGCGGCACCGTTCCGTGCGATTGCTGCGGGGCGAAGGAGCTGAAGGCCGCCCTCCACGATCGCCTCGGCCCCTCCGGCCATGTCTCGGCCGACGGCAACTTTTCCTGGCTCGAAGTCGAGTGCCTCGGGGCCTGCTGCAATGCGCCGATGGTGCAGATCAATCAGGACTACTACGAGGATCTCACCCCTGAGAGCCTGAACAAGCTCATGGACGACCTCGCCGCCGGCCGCCCCGTGAAGGTCGGCTCGCAGATCGGCCGGATCTCCTCGGAGCCGAAGGACGCCGTCAACACCCTGACCGACCCGACCCTGTTCGACGGTTCGCGCGTCGGCGCGTGGCGCAAGCGCTTCGAGCAGACCGAGGGCGCCGGCGAGGGCGAGGAAGGTGTCAAGAAGGACGAGGCTGCCTCGACCGAGGCCCGCGTCGCGGACGAGACCAAGCCGGCCCGGCCCTCCGCCGGGCGTGCGAACGAATCGAAGGCCGCTGATGCGCCGGCCGAGCGGGCCAGTGCCGGCGAAACCCCGGTGAAGCCGGAGGACCAGGCGCAGGCCCGCGACGCGAAGGCGCCGCCGGCTCAGGATCCGGCCGTCGAGGAAGACAAGATCCTGCGCACCGAGCCGCCGCAGCATCCGGCGACCGTCGGTGCCGGCGACGACGTTCCCGAGGGCGAAAATCCGGAGGCCCGCGCCGACGCGGCCGGCACCCGGCCGCAGGGGCTCGACGCCCCACGCGAGGATCGTCCGGACGACCTGACCAAGATCAAGGGCATCGGCCCGATCAACCAGCGCCGCCTCAACGACCTCGGCATCTGGCACTACGACCAGATCGCCGCGTGGTCGCCGAAGGAGGTCGCCTGGGTGAGCGCCTATCTCGCCTTCCCCGGCCGCATCGACCGGGAAAACTGGGTGGGACAGTCGGCCGATCTCGCCGGCAGCAAGGATTGA
- a CDS encoding NADH-quinone oxidoreductase subunit D: MSEHNIRNFSINFGPQHPAAHGVLRLVLELDGEVVERVDPHIGLLHRGTEKLIEHKTYLQATPYFDRLDYVSPMNQEHAFCLAIERLAGIEVPRRAQLIRTLFCEIGRLLSHLLNVTTQAMDVGALTPPLWGFEEREKLMIFYERASGARLHANYFRPGGVHQDLPPALIDDIEAFCDPFLQVVDDLDNLVMANRIFKQRNVDIGIVSVDEAMAWGFSGVMVRGSGIPWDLRKSQPYECYEEMDFDIPVGKNGDTYDRQVIRMEEMRESVKIMKQCCAKLREPAGQGPIASVDGKFAPPPRREMKRSMEALIHHFKLYTEGFHVPEGEVYAAVEAPKGEFGVYLVSDGTNKPYRCKIRAPGFAHLQAMDWMCRGHLLADVSCVLGTLDIVFGEVDR; this comes from the coding sequence ATGTCTGAGCACAACATCCGCAACTTCTCGATCAATTTCGGGCCGCAGCACCCGGCGGCGCACGGCGTGCTGCGCCTCGTGCTCGAACTCGACGGCGAGGTGGTCGAGCGAGTCGATCCGCATATCGGTCTGCTTCACCGCGGCACCGAGAAGCTGATCGAGCACAAGACCTACCTCCAGGCGACGCCCTATTTCGACCGGCTCGACTACGTCTCGCCGATGAATCAGGAGCACGCCTTCTGTCTCGCGATCGAGCGCCTCGCGGGCATCGAGGTGCCGCGCCGGGCCCAGCTCATCCGCACCCTGTTCTGCGAGATCGGGCGGCTGCTCTCCCACCTCCTCAACGTCACCACCCAGGCGATGGACGTCGGCGCGCTGACGCCGCCCCTGTGGGGCTTCGAGGAGCGCGAGAAGCTGATGATCTTCTACGAGCGCGCCTCCGGCGCTCGTCTTCACGCCAACTACTTCCGCCCCGGCGGCGTCCATCAGGACCTGCCGCCCGCGCTGATCGACGACATCGAGGCGTTCTGCGATCCGTTCCTGCAGGTGGTCGACGACCTCGACAACCTCGTCATGGCCAACCGCATCTTCAAGCAGCGCAACGTCGATATCGGCATCGTCTCGGTGGACGAGGCGATGGCCTGGGGCTTCTCGGGCGTGATGGTGCGCGGCTCGGGCATCCCGTGGGACCTGCGCAAGTCGCAGCCCTACGAGTGCTACGAGGAGATGGACTTCGACATCCCCGTGGGGAAGAACGGCGACACCTACGATCGCCAGGTGATCCGCATGGAAGAGATGCGGGAATCCGTGAAGATCATGAAGCAGTGCTGCGCCAAGCTGCGCGAGCCTGCGGGCCAGGGGCCGATCGCCTCGGTCGACGGCAAGTTCGCGCCGCCGCCGCGCCGGGAGATGAAGCGCTCGATGGAAGCGCTCATCCACCACTTCAAGCTCTACACCGAGGGTTTCCACGTGCCCGAGGGCGAGGTCTACGCCGCGGTCGAAGCGCCCAAGGGCGAGTTCGGCGTCTACCTCGTCTCGGACGGCACCAACAAACCCTACCGCTGCAAGATCCGCGCTCCGGGCTTCGCCCATCTTCAGGCGATGGATTGGATGTGCCGCGGCCACCTGCTCGCCGACGTGTCCTGCGTGCTCGGCACGCTCGACATCGTGTTCGGCGAAGTGGACCGCTGA
- a CDS encoding NADH-quinone oxidoreductase subunit C → MEAITTNGITLRRTVAAAQGEDALRAMGERIAGALGPAVTDWSITHGELTVIVQGSDIVYALTYLRDDPACAFRCFIDICGVDYPQRARRFDVVYHLLSLRHNMRVRVKVQTDAATPVPSAIPVFPAANWFERETYDLYGILFSGHPDLRRLLTDYGFEGHPLRKDFPLTGFVEVRYDQDEGRVVYEPVKLTQEFRNFDFLSPWEGTDYVLPGDEKKSS, encoded by the coding sequence ATGGAGGCCATCACCACCAACGGCATCACGCTCCGCCGCACCGTCGCGGCGGCGCAGGGCGAGGATGCGCTGCGGGCCATGGGCGAGCGCATCGCCGGAGCGCTCGGCCCGGCGGTCACCGACTGGAGCATCACCCATGGCGAGCTGACGGTGATCGTCCAGGGCAGCGACATCGTCTACGCGCTGACGTACCTGCGCGACGATCCGGCCTGCGCCTTCCGCTGCTTCATCGACATCTGCGGCGTCGACTACCCGCAGCGGGCGCGCCGCTTCGACGTGGTCTACCACCTGCTCTCCTTGCGCCATAACATGCGGGTGCGCGTGAAGGTGCAGACCGACGCCGCGACGCCGGTGCCGTCCGCCATTCCGGTCTTCCCGGCGGCGAACTGGTTCGAGCGCGAGACCTACGACCTCTACGGCATCCTGTTCTCGGGCCATCCCGACCTGCGCCGGCTGCTGACCGATTACGGTTTCGAGGGGCATCCCCTGCGCAAGGACTTCCCGCTCACCGGCTTCGTCGAGGTCCGCTACGACCAGGACGAGGGGCGCGTCGTCTACGAGCCGGTCAAGCTCACCCAGGAATTCCGCAACTTCGACTTCCTGTCGCCGTGGGAAGGCACCGACTACGTGCTTCCGGGCGATGAGAAGAAGTCGAGCTGA
- a CDS encoding NuoB/complex I 20 kDa subunit family protein: MALTPTFSRAPDIAPAPKGIIDPATGRPIGANDPTFLSINSELADRGFLVTSADELINWARTGSLMWMTFGLACCAVEMMQMSMPRYDCERFGFAPRGSPRQSDVMIVAGTLTNKMAPALRKVYDQMPEPRYVISMGSCANGGGYYHYSYSVVRGCDRVVPVDIYVPGCPPSAEALLYGVLLLQRKIRRTGTIER; the protein is encoded by the coding sequence ATGGCCCTGACTCCGACCTTCTCCCGCGCGCCCGACATCGCGCCGGCCCCGAAAGGGATCATCGATCCCGCCACCGGCCGCCCGATCGGCGCGAACGATCCGACCTTCCTGTCGATCAACAGCGAGTTGGCCGACCGCGGCTTCCTCGTGACCAGCGCGGACGAGCTCATCAACTGGGCCCGCACCGGCTCGCTGATGTGGATGACCTTCGGTCTCGCCTGCTGCGCCGTCGAGATGATGCAGATGTCGATGCCGCGCTACGATTGTGAGCGCTTCGGCTTCGCCCCGCGCGGGTCGCCGCGGCAATCCGACGTGATGATCGTCGCCGGCACGCTGACCAACAAGATGGCCCCGGCCCTGCGCAAGGTCTACGACCAGATGCCGGAGCCGCGCTACGTCATCTCCATGGGCTCCTGCGCCAATGGCGGCGGCTACTATCACTACTCCTACTCAGTGGTGCGCGGCTGCGACCGGGTGGTGCCGGTCGACATCTACGTCCCGGGCTGCCCGCCGAGCGCCGAGGCGCTGCTCTACGGCGTGCTGCTGCTGCAGCGGAAGATCCGCCGCACCGGCACGATCGAGCGGTGA
- a CDS encoding NADH-quinone oxidoreductase subunit A: MTGLLADYLPLIIFIGVSLFIAVALLVAPFIVAYSSPDPEKLSAYECGFNAFDDARMKFDVRFYLVAILFIIFDLEVAFLFPWAITFGELGWFGFWSMMVFLGVLTVGFVYEWRKGALEWD, encoded by the coding sequence ATGACCGGCCTGCTGGCAGATTATCTGCCGCTCATCATCTTCATCGGCGTGTCGCTGTTCATCGCGGTGGCGCTGCTGGTCGCTCCGTTCATCGTGGCCTATTCGAGCCCCGATCCCGAGAAACTCTCCGCCTACGAGTGTGGTTTCAACGCGTTTGACGACGCGCGCATGAAGTTCGACGTGCGCTTCTACCTCGTGGCGATCCTGTTCATCATCTTCGACCTTGAGGTCGCCTTCCTGTTTCCCTGGGCGATCACCTTCGGGGAGCTCGGCTGGTTCGGCTTCTGGTCGATGATGGTCTTCCTCGGCGTCCTCACCGTCGGCTTCGTCTACGAGTGGCGCAAGGGCGCCCTCGAATGGGACTAG